One window of Eublepharis macularius isolate TG4126 chromosome 17, MPM_Emac_v1.0, whole genome shotgun sequence genomic DNA carries:
- the MYO1C gene encoding unconventional myosin-Ic isoform X2 → MKFRAVAVGGVGAQLAMENALTARDRVGVQDFVLLENFTSEAAFIENLRKRFKENLIYTYIGSVLVSVNPYKDLEIYSKQHMDRYRGVSFYEVSPHLYAIADNAYRSLRTERKDQCILISGESGAGKTEATKKILQYYAMTCPASDQVETVKDRLLQSNPVLEAFGNAKTLRNDNSSRFGKYMDVQFDYKGAPIGGHILNYLLEKSRVVHQNHGERNFHIFYQLLEGGEEDLLRRLGLEKNPHQYHYLVKGQCAKVSSINDKSDWKVVRKALSVINFNDNEVENLLSIVASVLHLGNVQFSADEQSNAQVVTENQIKYLARLLGVEGSLLREALTHKKIIAKGEELISPLNLEQAAYARDALAKAVYGRTFSWLVNKINKSLTYKETENLGWRRSSTVLGLLDIYGFEVFQHNSFEQFCINYCNEKLQQLFIELTLKSEQEEYEAEGIAWEPVQYFNNKIICDLVEEKFKGIISILDEECLRPGEATDMTFLEKLEETIKNHPHFLTHKLADAKTRKSLGREEFRLLHYAGDVTYSVAGFLDKNNDLLFRNLKEAMCNSENPIINQCFERTELTDKKRPETAVTQFKNSLSKLMEILMSKEPSYIRCIKPNDAKQAGRFDEVLIRHQVKYLGLMENLRVRRAGFAYRRKYEVFLQRYKSLCPDTWPTWDGRPHDGVAVLLKHLGYKQEEFKMGRTKIFIRFPKTLFATEDALEIRKQSLATKIQASWRGFHQRKKFQQMKSAAITIQSWWRGTLGRCKAAKKKWAVMTIRRFIKGFIYRNYPRCPENEYFLDYIRYAFLMNLKRNLPKNVLDKSWPVPPPSLQEASQLLRALCMQNMVWSYCKRISPEWKQQLEQKVVASEIFKDKKDNYPQSVPRLFLNTRLGNEEISAKVLQVLGNESLKYAVPVIKYDRKGYKARARQLLLTQNAAVLVEESKIKQRIDYANLTGISLSSLSDNLFVLHVLREDNKQKGDVVLQSDFVIETLTKIAICANKVNNVNINQGSIKFTVGQGKEGIIDFTSGSELLIAKAKNGHLAVVAPRLNSR, encoded by the exons GCTGTTGGAGGTGTTGGAGCACAGCTAGCAATGGAGAACGCTCTGACAGCCCGGGATCGGGTGGGAGTCCAGGACTTTGTCCTCCTTGAGAATTTCACTAGCGAAGCGGCTTTTATTGAAAATCTCCGGAAACGATTCAAGGAAAATCTGATCTAT ACCTACATTGGCTCTGTCCTGGTCTCAGTGAACCCATACAAGGACCTGGAAATCTACAGCAAGCAGCACATGGACCGCTACCGTGGTGTCAGCTTCTACGAAGTCTCTCCTCACCT CTATGCCATTGCGGACAATGCGTATCGCTCTCTGCGCACAGAGAGGAAAGACCAATGTATCCTGATATCTGGGGAAAGCGGAGCTGGCAAGACTGAGGCCACCAAGAAGATCCTGCAGTACTATGCCATGACGTGCCCTGCCAGTGACCAAGTGGAAACGGTGAAGGACAGGCTCCTGCAGTCCAATCCAGTCCTTGAG GCTTTTGGAAATGCAAAAACCCTGCGCAATGACAATTCCAGCCGGTTTGGGAAATACATGGATGTCCAGTTTGATTACAAG GGAGCTCCTATTGGAGGCCACATCCTGAACTACCTTCTGGAGAAGTCCCGTGTTGTGCACCAGAATCACGGAGAGAGGAATTTCCATATATTCTATCagctgctggagggaggggaagaagacCTGCTCAGGAGGCTGGGGCTTGAGAAGAACCCCCACCAATACCATTATCTAGTGAAG GGCCAGTGTGCGAAAGTCAGCTCCATCAATGATAAGAGTGACTGGAAAGTCGTGCGCAAGGCTCTGTCGGTCATTAACTTCAATGACAACGAGGTGGAG AATTTGCTGAGCATTGTTGCCAGTGTGCTGCACTTGGGAAATGTGCAGTTTTCTGCCGACGAACAGAGCAACGCTCAAGTGGTCACGGAGAACCAGATCAAATACCTGGCCAGG CTGTTGGGTGTTGAAGGCTCTCTGCTCCGGGAAGCGCTGACCCACAAAAAGATCATTGCAAAGGGGGAAGAG CTGATCAGCCCCCTCAATCTGGAGCAGGCAGCCTATGCACGAGATGCTCTTGCCAAAGCAGTGTACGGGCGCACATTCTCCTGGCTTGTGAATAAGATTAACAAGTCACTCACATACAAG GAAACGGAGAATCTGGGCTGGAGAAGAAGCTCCACCGTACTTGGACTGCTGGACATCTATGGATTTGAGGTGTTCCAACACAACAG CTTTGAGCAGTTTTGTATCAACTACTGCAATGAGAAACTGCAGCAGCTCTTCATCGAACTCACCTTGAAATCTGAGCAAGAGGAGTATGAGGCAGAGGGCATAGCG TGGGAGCCAGTCCAGTATTTTAACAACAAAATCATCTGTGACTTGGTGGAAGAGAAATTCAAAGGCATCATTTCAATTTTG GACGAGGAGTGTCTGAGGCCAGGAGAAGCCACAGACATGACCTTCTTGGAGAAGCTGGAGGAGACGATCAAGAACCACCCTCACTTCCTCAC GCACAAGTTGGCAGATGCAAAGACCCGGAAGTCCTTGGGCCGAGAAGAATTCCGTCTCCTGCATTATGCTGGGGACGTTACCTACAGTGTTGCAG GTTTCCTGGATAAGAACAATGATCTCCTTTTCAGGAACCTGAAGGAG GCCATGTGCAACTCAGAGAATCCCATCATTAACCAGTGCTTTGAGAGGACAGAGCTGACTGACAAGAAGAGGCCAGAGACG GCAGTGACTCAGTTTAAGAACAGCCTCTCAAAGCTGATGGAAATCCTGATGTCCAAGGAGCCGTCTTATATTCGCTGCATTAAGCCTAATGATGCCAAACAGGCTG GCCGTTTTGATGAAGTTTTGATCCGACatcaagtaaaatatttgggtttgATGGAGAACTTGAGAGTGCGAAGGGCTGGATTTGCTTATCGACGGAAATATGAAGTCTTCCTCCAAAG GTACAAATCACTGTGTCCTGACACTTGGCCCACCTGGGATGGACGGCCCCATGATGGAGTGGCTGTGCTCTTGAAGCACCTGGGTTACAAGCAAGAGGAGTTTAAGATGGGCAG GACAAAAATCTTTATCCGTTTCCCCAAGACGCTGTTTGCGACTGAAGATGCCCTGGAAATCCGGAAGCAGAGCCTGG cCACAAAGATCCAGGCATCCTGGAGAGGCTTCCACCAGCGGAAGAAATTCCAGCAGATGAAGAgtgcag cCATCACTATTCAGTCTTGGTGGCGTGGGACTTTGGGACGCTGCAAGGCTGCCaagaagaagtgggctgtgatgACCATTCGAcg ATTCATCAAGGGCTTCATTTACCGGAACTACCCTCGCTGCCCCGAGAACGAATACTTCCTCGACTACATCCGTTACGCCTTCCTGATGAACCTGAAGCGTAACCTGCCGAAGAATGTTCTGGATAAATCTTGGCCAGTACCTCCACCATCACTGCAAGAG gCATCTCAGCTGCTGAGAGCGCTCTGTATGCAGAACATGGTCTGGAGCTACTGCAAGAGAATCAGCCCTGAGTGGAAACAGCAG CTGGAGCAGAAAGTGGTGGCCAGTGAGATCTTTAAGGATAAAAAGGACAATTATCCTCAGAGTGTCCCCAGGCTCTTCCTTAATACTCGGCTTG GTAATGAAGAGATCAGCGCCAAAGTCCTTCAGGTGCTGGGAAATGAGTCATTGAAG TATGCAGTTCCTGTGATCAAGTATGACCGGAAAGGCTACAAGGCTAGAGCTCGCCAGCTGCTGCTCACTCAGAATGCAGCTGTGCTAGTCGAAGAGTCCAAAATCAAGCAACGGATTGACTATGCCAACCTGACAG GCATCTCACTCAGCAGCCTGAGCGACAATCTCTTTGTTCTTCACGTACTCCGGGAGGATAACAAGCAGAAG GGAGATGTTGTACTACAAAGCGATTTTGTGATTGAGACTCTAACCAAGATCGCCATTTGTGCCAACAAAGTGAACAACGTGAACATCAACCAGGGCAG catAAAATTCACCGTTGGACAAGGCAAAGAAGGCATCATTGATTTCACATCAGGATCTGAACTACTCATAGCCAAAGCCAAGAACGGCCATCTTGCTGTG
- the MYO1C gene encoding unconventional myosin-Ic isoform X3, producing MENALTARDRVGVQDFVLLENFTSEAAFIENLRKRFKENLIYTYIGSVLVSVNPYKDLEIYSKQHMDRYRGVSFYEVSPHLYAIADNAYRSLRTERKDQCILISGESGAGKTEATKKILQYYAMTCPASDQVETVKDRLLQSNPVLEAFGNAKTLRNDNSSRFGKYMDVQFDYKGAPIGGHILNYLLEKSRVVHQNHGERNFHIFYQLLEGGEEDLLRRLGLEKNPHQYHYLVKGQCAKVSSINDKSDWKVVRKALSVINFNDNEVENLLSIVASVLHLGNVQFSADEQSNAQVVTENQIKYLARLLGVEGSLLREALTHKKIIAKGEELISPLNLEQAAYARDALAKAVYGRTFSWLVNKINKSLTYKETENLGWRRSSTVLGLLDIYGFEVFQHNSFEQFCINYCNEKLQQLFIELTLKSEQEEYEAEGIAWEPVQYFNNKIICDLVEEKFKGIISILDEECLRPGEATDMTFLEKLEETIKNHPHFLTHKLADAKTRKSLGREEFRLLHYAGDVTYSVAGFLDKNNDLLFRNLKEAMCNSENPIINQCFERTELTDKKRPETAVTQFKNSLSKLMEILMSKEPSYIRCIKPNDAKQAGRFDEVLIRHQVKYLGLMENLRVRRAGFAYRRKYEVFLQRYKSLCPDTWPTWDGRPHDGVAVLLKHLGYKQEEFKMGRTKIFIRFPKTLFATEDALEIRKQSLATKIQASWRGFHQRKKFQQMKSAAITIQSWWRGTLGRCKAAKKKWAVMTIRRFIKGFIYRNYPRCPENEYFLDYIRYAFLMNLKRNLPKNVLDKSWPVPPPSLQEASQLLRALCMQNMVWSYCKRISPEWKQQLEQKVVASEIFKDKKDNYPQSVPRLFLNTRLGNEEISAKVLQVLGNESLKYAVPVIKYDRKGYKARARQLLLTQNAAVLVEESKIKQRIDYANLTGISLSSLSDNLFVLHVLREDNKQKGDVVLQSDFVIETLTKIAICANKVNNVNINQGSIKFTVGQGKEGIIDFTSGSELLIAKAKNGHLAVVAPRLNSR from the exons ATGGAGAACGCTCTGACAGCCCGGGATCGGGTGGGAGTCCAGGACTTTGTCCTCCTTGAGAATTTCACTAGCGAAGCGGCTTTTATTGAAAATCTCCGGAAACGATTCAAGGAAAATCTGATCTAT ACCTACATTGGCTCTGTCCTGGTCTCAGTGAACCCATACAAGGACCTGGAAATCTACAGCAAGCAGCACATGGACCGCTACCGTGGTGTCAGCTTCTACGAAGTCTCTCCTCACCT CTATGCCATTGCGGACAATGCGTATCGCTCTCTGCGCACAGAGAGGAAAGACCAATGTATCCTGATATCTGGGGAAAGCGGAGCTGGCAAGACTGAGGCCACCAAGAAGATCCTGCAGTACTATGCCATGACGTGCCCTGCCAGTGACCAAGTGGAAACGGTGAAGGACAGGCTCCTGCAGTCCAATCCAGTCCTTGAG GCTTTTGGAAATGCAAAAACCCTGCGCAATGACAATTCCAGCCGGTTTGGGAAATACATGGATGTCCAGTTTGATTACAAG GGAGCTCCTATTGGAGGCCACATCCTGAACTACCTTCTGGAGAAGTCCCGTGTTGTGCACCAGAATCACGGAGAGAGGAATTTCCATATATTCTATCagctgctggagggaggggaagaagacCTGCTCAGGAGGCTGGGGCTTGAGAAGAACCCCCACCAATACCATTATCTAGTGAAG GGCCAGTGTGCGAAAGTCAGCTCCATCAATGATAAGAGTGACTGGAAAGTCGTGCGCAAGGCTCTGTCGGTCATTAACTTCAATGACAACGAGGTGGAG AATTTGCTGAGCATTGTTGCCAGTGTGCTGCACTTGGGAAATGTGCAGTTTTCTGCCGACGAACAGAGCAACGCTCAAGTGGTCACGGAGAACCAGATCAAATACCTGGCCAGG CTGTTGGGTGTTGAAGGCTCTCTGCTCCGGGAAGCGCTGACCCACAAAAAGATCATTGCAAAGGGGGAAGAG CTGATCAGCCCCCTCAATCTGGAGCAGGCAGCCTATGCACGAGATGCTCTTGCCAAAGCAGTGTACGGGCGCACATTCTCCTGGCTTGTGAATAAGATTAACAAGTCACTCACATACAAG GAAACGGAGAATCTGGGCTGGAGAAGAAGCTCCACCGTACTTGGACTGCTGGACATCTATGGATTTGAGGTGTTCCAACACAACAG CTTTGAGCAGTTTTGTATCAACTACTGCAATGAGAAACTGCAGCAGCTCTTCATCGAACTCACCTTGAAATCTGAGCAAGAGGAGTATGAGGCAGAGGGCATAGCG TGGGAGCCAGTCCAGTATTTTAACAACAAAATCATCTGTGACTTGGTGGAAGAGAAATTCAAAGGCATCATTTCAATTTTG GACGAGGAGTGTCTGAGGCCAGGAGAAGCCACAGACATGACCTTCTTGGAGAAGCTGGAGGAGACGATCAAGAACCACCCTCACTTCCTCAC GCACAAGTTGGCAGATGCAAAGACCCGGAAGTCCTTGGGCCGAGAAGAATTCCGTCTCCTGCATTATGCTGGGGACGTTACCTACAGTGTTGCAG GTTTCCTGGATAAGAACAATGATCTCCTTTTCAGGAACCTGAAGGAG GCCATGTGCAACTCAGAGAATCCCATCATTAACCAGTGCTTTGAGAGGACAGAGCTGACTGACAAGAAGAGGCCAGAGACG GCAGTGACTCAGTTTAAGAACAGCCTCTCAAAGCTGATGGAAATCCTGATGTCCAAGGAGCCGTCTTATATTCGCTGCATTAAGCCTAATGATGCCAAACAGGCTG GCCGTTTTGATGAAGTTTTGATCCGACatcaagtaaaatatttgggtttgATGGAGAACTTGAGAGTGCGAAGGGCTGGATTTGCTTATCGACGGAAATATGAAGTCTTCCTCCAAAG GTACAAATCACTGTGTCCTGACACTTGGCCCACCTGGGATGGACGGCCCCATGATGGAGTGGCTGTGCTCTTGAAGCACCTGGGTTACAAGCAAGAGGAGTTTAAGATGGGCAG GACAAAAATCTTTATCCGTTTCCCCAAGACGCTGTTTGCGACTGAAGATGCCCTGGAAATCCGGAAGCAGAGCCTGG cCACAAAGATCCAGGCATCCTGGAGAGGCTTCCACCAGCGGAAGAAATTCCAGCAGATGAAGAgtgcag cCATCACTATTCAGTCTTGGTGGCGTGGGACTTTGGGACGCTGCAAGGCTGCCaagaagaagtgggctgtgatgACCATTCGAcg ATTCATCAAGGGCTTCATTTACCGGAACTACCCTCGCTGCCCCGAGAACGAATACTTCCTCGACTACATCCGTTACGCCTTCCTGATGAACCTGAAGCGTAACCTGCCGAAGAATGTTCTGGATAAATCTTGGCCAGTACCTCCACCATCACTGCAAGAG gCATCTCAGCTGCTGAGAGCGCTCTGTATGCAGAACATGGTCTGGAGCTACTGCAAGAGAATCAGCCCTGAGTGGAAACAGCAG CTGGAGCAGAAAGTGGTGGCCAGTGAGATCTTTAAGGATAAAAAGGACAATTATCCTCAGAGTGTCCCCAGGCTCTTCCTTAATACTCGGCTTG GTAATGAAGAGATCAGCGCCAAAGTCCTTCAGGTGCTGGGAAATGAGTCATTGAAG TATGCAGTTCCTGTGATCAAGTATGACCGGAAAGGCTACAAGGCTAGAGCTCGCCAGCTGCTGCTCACTCAGAATGCAGCTGTGCTAGTCGAAGAGTCCAAAATCAAGCAACGGATTGACTATGCCAACCTGACAG GCATCTCACTCAGCAGCCTGAGCGACAATCTCTTTGTTCTTCACGTACTCCGGGAGGATAACAAGCAGAAG GGAGATGTTGTACTACAAAGCGATTTTGTGATTGAGACTCTAACCAAGATCGCCATTTGTGCCAACAAAGTGAACAACGTGAACATCAACCAGGGCAG catAAAATTCACCGTTGGACAAGGCAAAGAAGGCATCATTGATTTCACATCAGGATCTGAACTACTCATAGCCAAAGCCAAGAACGGCCATCTTGCTGTG
- the MYO1C gene encoding unconventional myosin-Ic isoform X1 translates to MSILPRMSAVGGVGAQLAMENALTARDRVGVQDFVLLENFTSEAAFIENLRKRFKENLIYTYIGSVLVSVNPYKDLEIYSKQHMDRYRGVSFYEVSPHLYAIADNAYRSLRTERKDQCILISGESGAGKTEATKKILQYYAMTCPASDQVETVKDRLLQSNPVLEAFGNAKTLRNDNSSRFGKYMDVQFDYKGAPIGGHILNYLLEKSRVVHQNHGERNFHIFYQLLEGGEEDLLRRLGLEKNPHQYHYLVKGQCAKVSSINDKSDWKVVRKALSVINFNDNEVENLLSIVASVLHLGNVQFSADEQSNAQVVTENQIKYLARLLGVEGSLLREALTHKKIIAKGEELISPLNLEQAAYARDALAKAVYGRTFSWLVNKINKSLTYKETENLGWRRSSTVLGLLDIYGFEVFQHNSFEQFCINYCNEKLQQLFIELTLKSEQEEYEAEGIAWEPVQYFNNKIICDLVEEKFKGIISILDEECLRPGEATDMTFLEKLEETIKNHPHFLTHKLADAKTRKSLGREEFRLLHYAGDVTYSVAGFLDKNNDLLFRNLKEAMCNSENPIINQCFERTELTDKKRPETAVTQFKNSLSKLMEILMSKEPSYIRCIKPNDAKQAGRFDEVLIRHQVKYLGLMENLRVRRAGFAYRRKYEVFLQRYKSLCPDTWPTWDGRPHDGVAVLLKHLGYKQEEFKMGRTKIFIRFPKTLFATEDALEIRKQSLATKIQASWRGFHQRKKFQQMKSAAITIQSWWRGTLGRCKAAKKKWAVMTIRRFIKGFIYRNYPRCPENEYFLDYIRYAFLMNLKRNLPKNVLDKSWPVPPPSLQEASQLLRALCMQNMVWSYCKRISPEWKQQLEQKVVASEIFKDKKDNYPQSVPRLFLNTRLGNEEISAKVLQVLGNESLKYAVPVIKYDRKGYKARARQLLLTQNAAVLVEESKIKQRIDYANLTGISLSSLSDNLFVLHVLREDNKQKGDVVLQSDFVIETLTKIAICANKVNNVNINQGSIKFTVGQGKEGIIDFTSGSELLIAKAKNGHLAVVAPRLNSR, encoded by the exons GCTGTTGGAGGTGTTGGAGCACAGCTAGCAATGGAGAACGCTCTGACAGCCCGGGATCGGGTGGGAGTCCAGGACTTTGTCCTCCTTGAGAATTTCACTAGCGAAGCGGCTTTTATTGAAAATCTCCGGAAACGATTCAAGGAAAATCTGATCTAT ACCTACATTGGCTCTGTCCTGGTCTCAGTGAACCCATACAAGGACCTGGAAATCTACAGCAAGCAGCACATGGACCGCTACCGTGGTGTCAGCTTCTACGAAGTCTCTCCTCACCT CTATGCCATTGCGGACAATGCGTATCGCTCTCTGCGCACAGAGAGGAAAGACCAATGTATCCTGATATCTGGGGAAAGCGGAGCTGGCAAGACTGAGGCCACCAAGAAGATCCTGCAGTACTATGCCATGACGTGCCCTGCCAGTGACCAAGTGGAAACGGTGAAGGACAGGCTCCTGCAGTCCAATCCAGTCCTTGAG GCTTTTGGAAATGCAAAAACCCTGCGCAATGACAATTCCAGCCGGTTTGGGAAATACATGGATGTCCAGTTTGATTACAAG GGAGCTCCTATTGGAGGCCACATCCTGAACTACCTTCTGGAGAAGTCCCGTGTTGTGCACCAGAATCACGGAGAGAGGAATTTCCATATATTCTATCagctgctggagggaggggaagaagacCTGCTCAGGAGGCTGGGGCTTGAGAAGAACCCCCACCAATACCATTATCTAGTGAAG GGCCAGTGTGCGAAAGTCAGCTCCATCAATGATAAGAGTGACTGGAAAGTCGTGCGCAAGGCTCTGTCGGTCATTAACTTCAATGACAACGAGGTGGAG AATTTGCTGAGCATTGTTGCCAGTGTGCTGCACTTGGGAAATGTGCAGTTTTCTGCCGACGAACAGAGCAACGCTCAAGTGGTCACGGAGAACCAGATCAAATACCTGGCCAGG CTGTTGGGTGTTGAAGGCTCTCTGCTCCGGGAAGCGCTGACCCACAAAAAGATCATTGCAAAGGGGGAAGAG CTGATCAGCCCCCTCAATCTGGAGCAGGCAGCCTATGCACGAGATGCTCTTGCCAAAGCAGTGTACGGGCGCACATTCTCCTGGCTTGTGAATAAGATTAACAAGTCACTCACATACAAG GAAACGGAGAATCTGGGCTGGAGAAGAAGCTCCACCGTACTTGGACTGCTGGACATCTATGGATTTGAGGTGTTCCAACACAACAG CTTTGAGCAGTTTTGTATCAACTACTGCAATGAGAAACTGCAGCAGCTCTTCATCGAACTCACCTTGAAATCTGAGCAAGAGGAGTATGAGGCAGAGGGCATAGCG TGGGAGCCAGTCCAGTATTTTAACAACAAAATCATCTGTGACTTGGTGGAAGAGAAATTCAAAGGCATCATTTCAATTTTG GACGAGGAGTGTCTGAGGCCAGGAGAAGCCACAGACATGACCTTCTTGGAGAAGCTGGAGGAGACGATCAAGAACCACCCTCACTTCCTCAC GCACAAGTTGGCAGATGCAAAGACCCGGAAGTCCTTGGGCCGAGAAGAATTCCGTCTCCTGCATTATGCTGGGGACGTTACCTACAGTGTTGCAG GTTTCCTGGATAAGAACAATGATCTCCTTTTCAGGAACCTGAAGGAG GCCATGTGCAACTCAGAGAATCCCATCATTAACCAGTGCTTTGAGAGGACAGAGCTGACTGACAAGAAGAGGCCAGAGACG GCAGTGACTCAGTTTAAGAACAGCCTCTCAAAGCTGATGGAAATCCTGATGTCCAAGGAGCCGTCTTATATTCGCTGCATTAAGCCTAATGATGCCAAACAGGCTG GCCGTTTTGATGAAGTTTTGATCCGACatcaagtaaaatatttgggtttgATGGAGAACTTGAGAGTGCGAAGGGCTGGATTTGCTTATCGACGGAAATATGAAGTCTTCCTCCAAAG GTACAAATCACTGTGTCCTGACACTTGGCCCACCTGGGATGGACGGCCCCATGATGGAGTGGCTGTGCTCTTGAAGCACCTGGGTTACAAGCAAGAGGAGTTTAAGATGGGCAG GACAAAAATCTTTATCCGTTTCCCCAAGACGCTGTTTGCGACTGAAGATGCCCTGGAAATCCGGAAGCAGAGCCTGG cCACAAAGATCCAGGCATCCTGGAGAGGCTTCCACCAGCGGAAGAAATTCCAGCAGATGAAGAgtgcag cCATCACTATTCAGTCTTGGTGGCGTGGGACTTTGGGACGCTGCAAGGCTGCCaagaagaagtgggctgtgatgACCATTCGAcg ATTCATCAAGGGCTTCATTTACCGGAACTACCCTCGCTGCCCCGAGAACGAATACTTCCTCGACTACATCCGTTACGCCTTCCTGATGAACCTGAAGCGTAACCTGCCGAAGAATGTTCTGGATAAATCTTGGCCAGTACCTCCACCATCACTGCAAGAG gCATCTCAGCTGCTGAGAGCGCTCTGTATGCAGAACATGGTCTGGAGCTACTGCAAGAGAATCAGCCCTGAGTGGAAACAGCAG CTGGAGCAGAAAGTGGTGGCCAGTGAGATCTTTAAGGATAAAAAGGACAATTATCCTCAGAGTGTCCCCAGGCTCTTCCTTAATACTCGGCTTG GTAATGAAGAGATCAGCGCCAAAGTCCTTCAGGTGCTGGGAAATGAGTCATTGAAG TATGCAGTTCCTGTGATCAAGTATGACCGGAAAGGCTACAAGGCTAGAGCTCGCCAGCTGCTGCTCACTCAGAATGCAGCTGTGCTAGTCGAAGAGTCCAAAATCAAGCAACGGATTGACTATGCCAACCTGACAG GCATCTCACTCAGCAGCCTGAGCGACAATCTCTTTGTTCTTCACGTACTCCGGGAGGATAACAAGCAGAAG GGAGATGTTGTACTACAAAGCGATTTTGTGATTGAGACTCTAACCAAGATCGCCATTTGTGCCAACAAAGTGAACAACGTGAACATCAACCAGGGCAG catAAAATTCACCGTTGGACAAGGCAAAGAAGGCATCATTGATTTCACATCAGGATCTGAACTACTCATAGCCAAAGCCAAGAACGGCCATCTTGCTGTG